One genomic segment of Stenotrophomonas sp. 704A1 includes these proteins:
- a CDS encoding efflux RND transporter periplasmic adaptor subunit, protein MSAAPRNRRRVLIVAGVLLCTALALFAWLRPAPPPHLQVAPVTRGNIEQVVEATGTLKPSRLVSVGAQVSGRIETLHVKLGDKVKAGDLIAEIDSRTQRNALQSAQAAQRSARANRDALATDLRQYQLTLQRQQALVSRQLVARADYDAAKAKVDATREQVAALDGEVVQRQTDVDVAQTNLGYTRITAPTDGTVLAVVARQGQTVNAVQSAPTIVMLGNQDVMTVYAEISEADVVHTALGQEAFFTILGDSGRRYSSTLRDIAPAPESITNEDTSGFAPAGASAGASRTAMYYNGQFDVDNADGRLRSYMTAQVRIVLGRAKDVLIIPSAALGARAADGSYSVQVRGADGQPALRRITTGLDDQINVEVRSGLQQGEQLVLVQAGDTAATAAAQP, encoded by the coding sequence ATGAGCGCCGCACCGCGCAACCGCCGCCGCGTGCTCATCGTTGCTGGCGTACTGCTCTGCACCGCATTGGCGCTATTCGCCTGGTTGCGGCCTGCACCGCCACCGCACCTGCAGGTTGCGCCGGTCACCCGCGGCAACATCGAACAGGTAGTGGAAGCCACCGGCACGTTGAAGCCCTCGCGGCTGGTGAGCGTGGGCGCGCAGGTCTCGGGGCGCATCGAAACCCTGCATGTGAAGCTGGGCGACAAGGTGAAGGCCGGTGACCTCATTGCCGAGATCGACTCGCGCACCCAGCGCAATGCGCTGCAGAGCGCGCAGGCCGCCCAGCGCAGCGCCCGCGCGAACCGCGATGCGCTGGCCACCGACCTGCGCCAGTACCAGCTGACGCTTCAACGCCAGCAGGCGCTGGTGTCCAGGCAACTGGTCGCACGCGCCGACTACGATGCCGCCAAGGCCAAGGTCGATGCCACGCGGGAACAGGTCGCCGCACTCGATGGCGAGGTGGTGCAGCGGCAGACCGATGTGGATGTGGCACAGACCAACCTGGGTTACACCCGCATCACCGCGCCCACCGACGGCACCGTGCTGGCCGTGGTCGCGCGCCAAGGGCAGACCGTCAATGCGGTGCAGAGCGCACCGACCATCGTGATGCTCGGCAACCAGGACGTGATGACCGTCTACGCCGAAATCTCCGAGGCCGACGTGGTGCACACCGCACTGGGACAGGAGGCATTCTTCACCATCCTGGGTGACAGTGGCCGACGCTACAGCAGCACGCTGCGCGACATCGCGCCGGCGCCGGAGTCGATCACCAACGAAGACACCTCCGGCTTCGCACCGGCGGGCGCTTCGGCGGGCGCCAGCCGCACGGCCATGTACTACAACGGCCAGTTCGACGTGGACAACGCCGATGGCCGCCTGCGCAGCTACATGACGGCACAGGTGCGCATCGTGCTGGGGCGTGCGAAGGACGTGCTGATCATTCCCTCGGCGGCGCTGGGTGCACGCGCCGCCGATGGCAGCTACAGCGTGCAGGTACGCGGCGCGGATGGCCAGCCTGCCCTGCGGCGCATCACCACCGGCCTCGACGACCAGATCAACGTGGAAGTGCGCAGTGGCCTGCAGCAGGGCGAGCAGCTGGTGCTGGTCCAGGCCGGCGATACCGCCGCCACAGCCGCCGCACAGCCATGA
- a CDS encoding MacB family efflux pump subunit produces MTDAGKDAPLLRVRGIRREFAAGEQTLVVLDGIDLDIRAGELVAIVGQSGSGKSTLMNILGCLDRPSAGTYQIAGRETAQMSPDELAELRREHFGFIFQRYHLLTDLTALGNVEVPAIYAGQPATDRHARAQALLQRLGLGERMQHLPGELSGGQQQRVSIARALMNGGAVIFADEPTGALDTQSGREVMKILGELHAEGHTVVLVTHDMAVAEHAQRIIEIRDGRIVDDRRSAGATAAAATPPAHLLAHSEGTGWQALRDRFSEAFRMALRAMNAHRMRTFLTMLGIIIGIASVVSVVALGTGARQAILSNIASLGTTTIEIYPGSGFGDVHAAQVETLTPGDSTALAGQPFVDSATPGVASSGTAQRGNRSANVQMRGVSEQYFRVHGLKLGQGRFFGQPAVAGYQQVVVIDANTRARFFAAQEDPIGQTLLLGNVPVRVVGVVKKEAGALGDASLLQVWVPYTTAMARMLGQSHVSSITVRVSDTVGMQAAEASIRRLLERRHGRQDFYMSNNAQIRTSIEQTTRILTLMISSIAAIALVVGGIGVMNIMLVSVTERTREIGVRMAVGARRSDILQQFLIESVLVCLLGGVLGIAVALALGAVLALADIGFSLVFSSTSILAAFACSSLIGIGFGFLPARRAAQLDPVEALVR; encoded by the coding sequence ATGACGGACGCCGGGAAGGACGCACCGCTGCTGCGCGTGCGCGGCATCCGCCGCGAATTTGCCGCCGGCGAACAGACCCTGGTCGTGCTCGATGGCATCGACCTGGATATCCGCGCCGGTGAACTGGTGGCCATCGTCGGCCAGTCCGGCTCGGGCAAGTCCACCCTGATGAACATCCTGGGCTGCCTGGACCGGCCCTCGGCCGGCACCTATCAGATCGCCGGCCGCGAGACCGCGCAGATGTCGCCGGATGAACTGGCCGAGCTGCGCCGCGAGCACTTCGGCTTCATCTTCCAGCGCTACCACCTGCTGACCGACCTGACCGCGCTGGGCAATGTGGAAGTGCCGGCCATCTATGCCGGCCAACCCGCTACCGACCGCCATGCCCGCGCGCAGGCGCTGTTGCAGCGGTTGGGCCTGGGCGAACGCATGCAGCACCTGCCCGGCGAGCTGTCCGGCGGCCAGCAGCAGCGCGTGTCGATCGCACGCGCGTTGATGAACGGCGGCGCGGTGATCTTCGCCGATGAGCCCACCGGCGCACTGGACACCCAGTCCGGCAGGGAGGTGATGAAGATCCTCGGCGAACTGCATGCCGAAGGCCATACCGTGGTACTGGTCACCCATGACATGGCCGTGGCCGAACATGCGCAGCGCATCATCGAGATCCGCGACGGGCGCATCGTCGATGATCGCCGTAGCGCTGGCGCGACAGCGGCGGCCGCCACCCCCCCCGCCCACCTGCTTGCACACAGCGAAGGCACCGGCTGGCAAGCCCTGCGCGATCGCTTCAGCGAAGCCTTCCGCATGGCCCTGCGCGCAATGAACGCGCACCGCATGCGTACCTTCCTGACCATGCTCGGCATCATCATCGGCATCGCCTCGGTGGTCTCGGTGGTTGCCCTGGGCACCGGCGCACGCCAGGCCATCCTGTCCAACATCGCCTCGCTGGGCACCACCACCATCGAGATCTACCCGGGCTCAGGCTTCGGCGATGTGCACGCCGCGCAGGTGGAAACCCTGACGCCCGGTGACAGCACGGCGCTGGCCGGGCAGCCATTCGTGGACAGTGCCACGCCCGGCGTCGCCAGCAGTGGCACCGCCCAGCGCGGCAACCGCTCGGCCAACGTGCAGATGCGGGGCGTGAGTGAGCAGTACTTCCGCGTGCACGGCCTGAAGCTGGGGCAGGGCCGCTTCTTCGGCCAGCCTGCTGTCGCCGGCTACCAGCAGGTAGTGGTGATCGACGCCAACACGCGCGCACGGTTCTTTGCCGCGCAGGAAGATCCGATCGGCCAGACCCTGCTGCTTGGCAACGTTCCGGTGCGGGTGGTGGGCGTGGTGAAGAAGGAGGCCGGCGCCTTGGGCGATGCCTCGCTGCTGCAGGTCTGGGTGCCCTACACCACCGCCATGGCGCGCATGCTGGGGCAGAGCCATGTATCCAGCATCACCGTGCGCGTGTCCGACACCGTGGGCATGCAGGCGGCAGAGGCCTCCATCCGCCGGCTGTTGGAACGCCGCCACGGGCGGCAGGACTTCTACATGAGCAACAACGCGCAGATCCGCACGTCGATCGAGCAGACCACCCGCATCCTGACGCTGATGATCAGCTCGATTGCCGCCATCGCGCTGGTGGTGGGCGGCATCGGGGTGATGAACATCATGCTGGTGTCGGTGACCGAGCGCACCCGCGAGATCGGCGTGCGCATGGCGGTGGGCGCGCGCCGCAGCGACATCCTGCAGCAGTTCCTGATCGAGTCGGTACTGGTCTGCCTGCTCGGTGGCGTGCTGGGTATTGCCGTGGCGCTGGCACTGGGGGCCGTGCTGGCACTGGCCGACATCGGCTTCTCGCTGGTGTTCTCGAGCACCTCGATCCTGGCCGCGTTTGCCTGCAGCAGCCTGATCGGCATTGGTTTCGGCTTCCTGCCGGCACGCCGTGCAGCGCAGCTGGACCCGGTGGAGGCGCTGGTGCGCTGA
- a CDS encoding EF-hand domain-containing protein: MNKTLLIIALCATPLIGHAASGDPKQAYIDSSFAVMDGNGDGRIDKAEYAAFQQARFSKQADSIDAAFKEMDADKDGRISRKEAAVVPEIAKYFAGLDADGDGHLSLKEMQQAMVAAQTADAPAK; encoded by the coding sequence ATGAACAAGACGCTCCTCATCATCGCCCTGTGTGCCACACCGCTGATCGGCCACGCCGCCAGCGGCGACCCGAAACAGGCCTACATCGATTCCAGCTTCGCCGTCATGGACGGCAACGGCGATGGCCGCATCGACAAGGCCGAGTACGCGGCGTTCCAGCAGGCACGCTTCAGCAAGCAGGCCGATTCCATTGATGCCGCGTTCAAGGAAATGGATGCCGACAAGGACGGAAGGATCAGCAGGAAGGAAGCGGCCGTGGTGCCGGAAATCGCGAAGTATTTCGCGGGGCTGGATGCTGATGGCGATGGCCATCTGTCGCTGAAGGAAATGCAGCAGGCCATGGTGGCCGCGCAGACGGCAGACGCGCCGGCGAAGTAA
- a CDS encoding XVIPCD domain-containing protein, with amino-acid sequence MSGLSQKNLEILGHYAKSGNRELYWNYLSQLEGADGYGTLALGVVRNDSLPGRVANSYAQSHASHQHDNGSRHPNANLSEREWESFGQTLIVQDLERRQRWFDLKRPDLALNLPGRDVMLSHDRAFEHHRLDPNCWTPRVLLQAALAKEGPQKMEQIWTGMLNNSYRGMTRAWDTSTDAVTQMGAWKGGRYVLTLTAHEAVQALEGRSSVDPNVIGGNSHYAMYFEGEKKWTSVSAGGGHVTMSEITDSVRIAELNDAREVRLERQQKAGQFHPEDNFRTITRSPLTASVDDLPDPRLAPTRLADIGPGHAEYGLLQQVRQGVAVLDAQAGRTHDESSERLTASVMALARQHNLERADHVMLSAQTSDNPAGRNVFVVQGEPNDSAHLRASMPTDLAVQTPVEQSLQRLQVANVDREQSQVQRQQQEMDLQTRDNPSMRMG; translated from the coding sequence ATGAGTGGATTGAGCCAAAAGAATCTGGAGATCCTCGGACATTACGCCAAGTCCGGGAATCGCGAGCTTTACTGGAACTATCTGTCGCAGCTGGAGGGCGCCGACGGCTACGGGACGCTGGCACTTGGAGTGGTGCGCAATGACAGCCTGCCTGGACGTGTTGCCAACAGTTACGCGCAGAGCCACGCGTCGCACCAGCACGACAATGGCTCCCGCCACCCCAACGCGAATCTGAGCGAGCGGGAATGGGAGTCTTTTGGGCAGACCCTGATTGTGCAGGACCTCGAGCGCAGGCAGCGCTGGTTCGACCTGAAACGCCCGGATCTTGCCTTGAACCTGCCGGGCAGGGACGTGATGCTGTCGCATGATCGTGCCTTCGAGCATCACAGGCTTGATCCAAACTGCTGGACTCCGCGCGTGCTGCTGCAGGCTGCGCTGGCCAAGGAAGGTCCGCAGAAGATGGAGCAGATCTGGACCGGCATGCTTAACAACAGCTACCGCGGCATGACGCGCGCCTGGGATACCAGTACCGATGCCGTAACGCAGATGGGGGCATGGAAGGGCGGTCGCTACGTGCTCACGTTGACGGCGCATGAAGCCGTCCAAGCCCTTGAAGGTCGCTCGTCGGTCGACCCAAACGTGATCGGCGGCAACAGCCACTACGCCATGTACTTCGAGGGGGAGAAGAAGTGGACCAGTGTCAGCGCCGGTGGTGGCCATGTGACGATGAGCGAGATCACCGATTCCGTACGCATTGCCGAGCTCAACGACGCCCGCGAAGTTCGCCTGGAGCGCCAGCAGAAGGCAGGCCAGTTCCATCCCGAGGACAACTTCCGCACGATTACGCGCAGCCCACTCACGGCATCGGTGGACGATCTGCCAGACCCGCGCCTCGCCCCGACCCGGTTGGCCGATATCGGCCCGGGCCATGCCGAGTACGGTCTGCTGCAACAGGTCAGGCAGGGTGTCGCGGTTCTGGATGCGCAGGCCGGGCGCACGCATGATGAAAGCAGCGAGCGCCTGACCGCCAGCGTGATGGCGCTGGCGCGCCAGCACAACCTGGAGCGGGCCGACCACGTGATGCTGAGCGCGCAGACGAGCGACAACCCTGCCGGCCGCAATGTCTTTGTGGTGCAGGGCGAGCCAAACGACTCCGCGCATCTTCGGGCGTCGATGCCGACGGATCTCGCGGTGCAGACACCGGTCGAGCAGTCGCTGCAGCGCCTGCAGGTGGCCAACGTGGACCGCGAGCAGAGCCAGGTGCAGCGCCAGCAGCAGGAGATGGACCTGCAGACACGGGACAATCCATCCATGCGCATGGGCTAG
- a CDS encoding Smlt3025 familytype IV secretion system inhibitor, translated as MHVMSPGRCLALALAVAVSAGACARPPSNEHERNPAMTGATQTGRTLNGHTYTDVPVDVKLGPTTFRFPANYLDSQIAPWPGEGVTLVIEWPDMKPTAPGARADPRTNDFRKEIKVLIDYVDRVPIETALARYSGDEARTDGDSLEHGDPAARLDLRIAQPETLGLIPYAIDEEKMAVYSEQYQARYGRPAPRNPAYEGDWYVVRDAQARLTTFIKCDSRKHSEDGLRVQGTEVTDMPGSTVAGCTHYFVDDESKLSIMLSYNRVFLQDWKRMESAVRRVLAESKVK; from the coding sequence ATGCACGTGATGTCCCCCGGCCGGTGCCTGGCACTGGCACTTGCTGTCGCAGTAAGTGCCGGTGCCTGTGCACGGCCGCCGTCCAACGAACACGAAAGGAATCCTGCCATGACGGGCGCAACCCAGACCGGCCGTACCCTCAATGGGCATACCTACACCGACGTGCCAGTGGACGTGAAACTCGGTCCGACGACGTTCCGGTTTCCCGCCAATTATCTGGACAGCCAGATCGCGCCCTGGCCGGGCGAGGGCGTTACCCTGGTGATTGAATGGCCGGATATGAAGCCGACGGCGCCAGGTGCGCGGGCCGATCCACGCACAAACGATTTTCGAAAGGAGATCAAAGTCCTCATTGACTACGTCGACCGTGTGCCCATCGAAACAGCGTTGGCACGGTACTCGGGCGACGAGGCCCGTACGGACGGCGATTCGTTGGAGCACGGTGATCCTGCTGCCAGGCTTGATCTGCGTATCGCGCAGCCTGAAACCTTGGGCTTGATTCCGTACGCCATCGATGAAGAGAAGATGGCCGTGTATTCAGAGCAATACCAGGCCCGCTATGGCAGGCCGGCACCGCGGAACCCGGCTTACGAAGGTGACTGGTACGTGGTCCGTGATGCACAGGCTCGCCTGACCACCTTCATCAAGTGCGACAGCAGGAAGCACAGTGAGGATGGCCTGCGTGTGCAAGGGACTGAGGTAACGGACATGCCTGGATCTACTGTGGCAGGTTGTACGCACTACTTCGTGGATGACGAGAGCAAGCTCTCGATCATGCTCAGCTATAACAGGGTGTTTCTGCAGGATTGGAAACGCATGGAGAGTGCTGTGAGGCGTGTCCTTGCGGAAAGCAAGGTGAAGTAA
- a CDS encoding winged helix-turn-helix transcriptional regulator, with translation MRSRRWDNKSGCAVEVTLSVMGGVWKPIILFHLMTGKRRFMELTRRVPNATQSMLTSQLRELEADGVVIRHVYPEVPPKVEYELSEFGRTLVPVLLAMREWGETYRGYQQTDAGADA, from the coding sequence ATGCGTAGCAGGCGTTGGGACAACAAGAGCGGCTGCGCCGTGGAAGTCACGCTGTCGGTAATGGGCGGTGTGTGGAAGCCGATTATTCTGTTTCACCTGATGACCGGTAAGCGGCGTTTCATGGAACTGACCCGGCGCGTGCCGAATGCCACCCAGTCCATGCTGACCAGCCAGCTGCGCGAGCTTGAAGCCGACGGGGTGGTGATCCGCCATGTTTACCCCGAAGTGCCGCCGAAGGTGGAGTACGAGCTTTCCGAGTTCGGCCGGACGCTGGTGCCGGTGCTGCTGGCCATGCGCGAGTGGGGTGAGACCTACCGCGGGTATCAGCAGACGGATGCGGGCGCTGACGCGTGA
- the acuI gene encoding acrylyl-CoA reductase (NADPH), whose translation MSFKALLTRKTDTGVATELVDFDEANLMEGDVLVQVEYSTLNYKDALALTNERPVMRTYPLIPGIDLAGVVLESSNAEFKTGDRVVLNGWDLSMGHHGGLAQRARVRGEWLNRIPGNLTTRDAMAIGTAGYTAMLCVLALEDAGVTPDKGDVLVTGANGGVGSIAVAILSKLGYRVVAATGRPEHAEYLHSLGAAEIIDRAQFSEPRERPVSKERWAGVVDVAGGPTLVNAIAETKYRGAVAACGLAQSDVLHGSVIPFILRNVTLAGVDSVNAPQEVRQRAWDRLATDLDPQKLESTVQQIGLAEVLNVYEQIIPGKVRGRIVVDVNA comes from the coding sequence ATGAGTTTCAAGGCACTGCTGACCCGCAAGACCGACACCGGTGTTGCCACTGAACTGGTCGATTTCGATGAAGCCAACCTGATGGAGGGCGACGTCCTGGTGCAGGTCGAATATTCAACGCTCAATTACAAGGACGCGCTGGCGCTGACCAACGAGCGCCCGGTCATGCGCACGTATCCACTCATTCCCGGTATCGATCTGGCCGGCGTGGTGCTGGAATCCAGCAATGCCGAATTCAAGACCGGTGATCGGGTGGTGCTCAATGGCTGGGACCTGAGCATGGGCCACCACGGCGGCCTGGCCCAGCGTGCGCGCGTGCGTGGCGAGTGGCTGAACAGGATCCCCGGCAACCTGACCACCCGCGATGCCATGGCCATCGGCACCGCCGGCTATACCGCCATGCTTTGCGTGCTGGCACTGGAAGATGCGGGCGTGACCCCGGACAAGGGCGATGTGCTGGTAACCGGTGCCAACGGTGGCGTGGGCTCGATCGCCGTGGCCATCCTGTCCAAGCTGGGCTACCGCGTGGTGGCTGCAACCGGCCGTCCGGAACACGCCGAGTACCTGCACAGCCTGGGCGCGGCGGAGATCATCGATCGCGCGCAGTTCTCCGAACCGCGCGAGCGGCCGGTCAGCAAGGAACGCTGGGCAGGCGTGGTGGACGTGGCCGGTGGCCCGACCCTGGTCAATGCGATTGCCGAAACCAAATACCGTGGCGCCGTGGCGGCATGCGGGCTGGCGCAGAGCGATGTGCTGCACGGGTCGGTCATTCCCTTCATCCTGCGCAACGTGACCCTGGCCGGCGTGGATTCAGTGAATGCACCGCAGGAGGTTCGCCAGCGTGCGTGGGATCGCCTGGCGACCGACCTGGACCCGCAGAAGCTGGAAAGTACCGTGCAGCAGATCGGCCTTGCCGAGGTGCTGAATGTGTACGAGCAGATCATCCCCGGCAAGGTGCGCGGGCGGATCGTGGTGGATGTGAATGCCTGA
- a CDS encoding UvrD-helicase domain-containing protein, whose translation MEWRPSGWGQRVTRSPDWCLRLDGEQVELLIEGRQYRQHIDDDQRVRVLPGLFWARVALQSGDGETLSVDGLPNGQASRLAATVQQVLFARTTRGRKALFADILEQIQSWLAEADALTDRGSAGRRWITHEQQQTLLAERPALPLSPTELGRLFLDEDLHDDLHSHSHRAALDALHDWQLDWAAVWGDANSTMATRELVLAKDFLDRVESKPLTEEQARAVICFDNRVQVVASAGSGKTSTMVAKAAYAIERGFVEPERIVMLAFNKDAAKELEERAQRSFDRLGMSDTVVEARTFHALGLTIIGKATGRKPDIPEWAIDATLGFNKLAELVDDLKDRSIHFRTQWDMFRLVFGRDLPPFGAEMMADGYDRDGTPYIRTLQGERVKSLEECVIADWLFYNGVAYDYERRYEFDTATDTHRQYRPDFYYPDAALYHEHFALDANGQPPKHFDNYAEGMHWKRQQHVARGTALVETTSFGLRSGHALEHLAEKLGDSDVELDPNPDRELPSEGAKPMPDADLIGLMRTFIAHAKSNCLTLDDLAARLQQMPEDQFKERHRRFLEIAAPVFQAWDNALADQRGIDFEDMLNMAAGILEQGHYQSPYELVMADEFQDASRARARLCRALVSQPGRHLFAVGDDWQSINRFAGADVSVMTGFREWMGHAQVLKLEQTFRCPQELCDISSRFISRNPAQIAKTVRSSTPSIGPVLEAFQMTRCEEVQDGVRQYLAKLHQQLLSGAVPQGRDGRVRVFVLGRYRADRSALPADWKTLFGSTMEVEFLTAHRSKGREADYVILPGMVNRGFPSLRADDPVLSLAMPDGDTYPLSEERRLFYVALTRARRGVAMFTLQGKHSPFLDELMEEGVVEVTGISGAAISEERCPVCKVGVFVERNGPHGAFRSCSSYPLCHNKPKSINRH comes from the coding sequence ATGGAATGGCGCCCCTCGGGCTGGGGCCAGCGTGTGACCCGCTCGCCGGACTGGTGCCTGCGGCTGGATGGCGAGCAGGTCGAGCTACTGATCGAGGGCCGGCAGTACCGACAGCACATCGATGATGACCAGCGTGTGCGGGTTCTTCCGGGCCTGTTCTGGGCCAGGGTTGCGCTGCAGAGCGGGGACGGCGAGACGCTATCCGTGGACGGCTTGCCCAACGGCCAGGCTTCCCGCCTCGCGGCTACGGTCCAGCAGGTGCTCTTTGCGCGCACCACACGCGGGCGCAAGGCGCTCTTTGCGGACATCCTGGAGCAGATCCAGTCGTGGTTGGCCGAGGCCGACGCCCTCACTGATCGGGGCAGCGCCGGCCGCCGCTGGATCACCCACGAACAGCAGCAGACGCTGCTCGCCGAGCGCCCTGCACTGCCCTTGTCGCCGACCGAGCTGGGCCGGCTGTTCCTCGATGAGGACCTGCACGACGATCTGCATTCGCACAGCCACCGGGCCGCGTTGGATGCGCTGCACGACTGGCAGCTGGATTGGGCCGCCGTATGGGGCGATGCGAATTCGACCATGGCGACGCGGGAGCTGGTGCTGGCCAAGGACTTCCTGGACCGGGTCGAAAGCAAACCGCTGACCGAGGAACAGGCCCGCGCCGTCATCTGCTTTGACAACCGCGTGCAGGTTGTCGCCTCGGCCGGTTCGGGCAAGACCTCGACAATGGTCGCCAAGGCCGCCTATGCCATTGAGCGCGGCTTTGTCGAACCCGAGCGGATCGTCATGCTCGCCTTCAACAAGGATGCGGCCAAGGAGCTGGAAGAACGCGCACAGCGCTCCTTCGACCGGCTTGGCATGAGCGACACCGTGGTCGAGGCGCGGACGTTCCATGCGCTGGGCCTGACCATCATCGGCAAGGCCACCGGCCGCAAGCCCGACATTCCCGAATGGGCCATCGACGCCACGCTGGGCTTCAACAAGCTGGCCGAGCTGGTGGACGACCTGAAGGATCGCTCGATCCACTTCCGCACGCAGTGGGACATGTTCCGGCTGGTGTTCGGGCGTGATCTTCCGCCGTTCGGTGCCGAGATGATGGCCGATGGCTACGATCGCGATGGCACGCCCTACATCCGCACCCTGCAGGGCGAGCGGGTCAAGAGCCTGGAAGAGTGCGTCATTGCCGATTGGCTGTTCTACAACGGTGTGGCCTACGACTACGAGCGCCGTTACGAATTTGATACCGCCACCGATACCCATCGCCAGTATCGACCGGACTTCTATTACCCGGACGCTGCGCTGTATCACGAGCACTTTGCGCTGGATGCCAATGGCCAGCCGCCGAAGCACTTCGACAATTACGCTGAAGGCATGCACTGGAAGCGCCAGCAGCACGTGGCGCGCGGCACCGCACTGGTGGAGACGACCTCGTTTGGCCTTCGCAGCGGGCATGCACTGGAACATCTTGCGGAGAAACTCGGCGACTCCGATGTGGAGCTCGATCCAAACCCCGACCGTGAGCTGCCCAGCGAGGGCGCAAAGCCAATGCCGGATGCCGACCTGATCGGCCTGATGCGGACCTTCATTGCCCACGCCAAGAGCAACTGCCTGACGCTGGACGATCTGGCCGCGCGCCTGCAGCAGATGCCCGAGGACCAGTTCAAGGAGCGGCATCGGCGGTTCCTAGAAATCGCAGCGCCTGTCTTCCAAGCCTGGGACAACGCGCTGGCGGACCAGCGTGGCATCGACTTCGAGGACATGCTCAACATGGCCGCCGGTATCCTGGAACAAGGGCATTACCAATCGCCCTACGAGCTGGTTATGGCCGACGAATTCCAGGATGCCTCACGCGCCCGCGCCCGCCTCTGCCGTGCGCTGGTCAGCCAGCCGGGCCGCCACCTGTTTGCGGTGGGCGATGACTGGCAGTCGATCAATCGCTTCGCCGGTGCGGATGTTTCGGTGATGACCGGATTCCGCGAATGGATGGGCCACGCCCAGGTACTGAAGCTGGAGCAAACCTTCCGCTGCCCGCAGGAACTGTGCGACATCTCCAGCCGCTTCATCAGCCGAAATCCTGCGCAGATTGCCAAGACGGTGCGTTCTTCGACGCCATCGATCGGGCCGGTGCTTGAGGCGTTCCAGATGACCCGGTGTGAGGAAGTACAGGACGGTGTGCGCCAGTACCTGGCCAAGCTGCATCAGCAGTTGCTGTCCGGGGCGGTGCCGCAGGGGCGCGATGGGCGCGTTCGCGTGTTCGTGCTGGGCCGCTATCGAGCGGATCGCAGTGCGCTGCCTGCGGACTGGAAGACGTTGTTTGGCAGCACGATGGAAGTTGAGTTCCTGACCGCCCATCGCTCAAAGGGGCGCGAGGCGGACTACGTGATCCTGCCGGGGATGGTGAATCGTGGATTCCCGAGCCTGCGCGCGGATGATCCGGTGCTGTCACTGGCGATGCCGGATGGAGATACCTACCCGCTGAGCGAAGAGCGGCGGTTGTTCTATGTGGCGCTGACGCGTGCGCGCCGCGGCGTGGCGATGTTCACCCTGCAGGGCAAGCACTCGCCCTTCCTGGATGAGCTGATGGAGGAAGGGGTTGTGGAGGTGACCGGGATTTCAGGTGCGGCGATCAGCGAGGAGCGCTGCCCGGTGTGCAAGGTGGGGGTGTTTGTGGAGCGGAATGGGCCGCATGGGGCGTTCCGCTCGTGCTCCAGTTACCCGTTGTGCCATAACAAGCCCAAAAGCATAAATCGCCATTAG
- a CDS encoding adenylate/guanylate cyclase domain-containing protein, which produces MVARLNRVIAFNYRTEIQNKVPQLLRRLDAVAEGRVAPAIDDIIIGSGRKVSACALFFDIRGFTQLTSSDDAITLKRTLFLLNCVIPAVMRVLYRYGAYVEKNTGDGLMAVLGVDTDAQVTSRNALDACAEIFYVLHYLVNPVLIAQGVPPVDARIGIDMGPMLLARIGLPTGSSAHERSSLTAVGPAANRACKLQGLAGTNEIWCGDSIQRSAPMDKLNLFADVTPADWNWQYTGTAAQYRCWQYDGVVDDPFATLLGGALRR; this is translated from the coding sequence ATGGTTGCACGCCTTAATCGTGTGATTGCATTCAACTATCGCACCGAGATTCAGAACAAGGTCCCGCAACTCCTTCGTCGCTTGGATGCTGTTGCCGAAGGAAGGGTAGCTCCTGCTATCGACGATATCATCATTGGTTCGGGGCGTAAGGTTTCAGCTTGTGCGCTATTCTTCGATATTCGAGGCTTTACCCAGCTCACATCGTCCGATGATGCGATAACGTTGAAGCGGACGCTTTTTCTCTTGAATTGCGTCATTCCTGCTGTAATGAGGGTGCTTTATCGCTACGGCGCGTATGTAGAGAAGAATACCGGCGATGGTTTAATGGCGGTTCTTGGTGTTGATACGGACGCGCAAGTAACTTCAAGAAATGCGCTGGATGCTTGTGCTGAAATTTTTTACGTCCTGCACTACTTGGTGAATCCAGTGCTCATCGCACAGGGGGTTCCGCCCGTCGATGCTCGCATCGGTATCGATATGGGGCCAATGCTTCTGGCGAGGATTGGGCTGCCAACCGGCAGTTCGGCTCACGAGCGTAGTTCTCTGACCGCAGTCGGGCCCGCTGCAAATCGAGCATGCAAGCTTCAAGGGCTGGCTGGTACTAATGAAATTTGGTGCGGAGACTCCATTCAACGATCAGCACCAATGGATAAGCTCAACTTGTTCGCCGATGTGACTCCTGCGGATTGGAATTGGCAGTACACCGGCACCGCCGCGCAGTATCGGTGTTGGCAATACGATGGAGTAGTCGACGATCCGTTCGCGACGCTATTGGGTGGAGCATTGCGTAGGTGA